A single window of Oerskovia paurometabola DNA harbors:
- a CDS encoding TIGR03557 family F420-dependent LLM class oxidoreductase, with amino-acid sequence MTRFGYTLMSEQSGPKALVDYAVAAERIGFDFEVSSDHYFPWLDAQGHSPYAWTVLGAVAQATERVDLMTYVTCPTIRYHPAVVAQKAATLGILSDGRFTLGLGAGENLNEHVVGRGWPAVDERHGLLVEAVDIISELFTGELLSYRGEYFQVDSARLWDLPDSPVEIGIAVSGAQSVASFATLADHLVATEPKPELVSAWDRARDAAELPPSRKIGQIPICWDTDHERALTRAHDQFRWSGLGWPVNANLPTTQAFASASAFVRPEDVAESIPCGPDLDAIVEAVSAYWEAGFTDVALVQVGDEGQQDFLDQAAGPLLDRLRAAAPSD; translated from the coding sequence ATGACCAGATTCGGCTACACCCTCATGAGCGAGCAGTCCGGCCCCAAGGCCCTGGTGGACTATGCGGTGGCCGCCGAGCGGATCGGCTTCGACTTCGAGGTGTCCTCCGACCACTACTTCCCGTGGCTCGACGCACAGGGTCACTCCCCGTATGCCTGGACGGTTCTGGGTGCCGTGGCCCAGGCGACCGAGCGCGTCGACCTCATGACGTACGTGACGTGCCCGACGATCCGCTACCACCCTGCCGTGGTCGCCCAGAAGGCGGCGACGCTGGGGATCTTGTCCGACGGTCGCTTCACGCTCGGGCTCGGCGCCGGGGAGAACCTGAACGAGCACGTCGTGGGTCGAGGCTGGCCCGCGGTCGACGAGAGGCACGGGCTGCTCGTCGAGGCGGTCGACATCATCAGCGAGCTGTTCACGGGCGAGCTGCTGAGCTATCGCGGTGAGTACTTCCAGGTCGACTCGGCCCGCCTGTGGGACCTGCCGGACTCCCCGGTCGAGATCGGGATCGCGGTGTCGGGCGCGCAGTCGGTGGCGTCCTTCGCGACGCTCGCGGACCACCTCGTGGCCACGGAACCGAAGCCGGAGCTCGTCAGCGCCTGGGACCGGGCGCGCGACGCGGCCGAGCTCCCGCCGTCGCGCAAGATCGGCCAGATCCCCATCTGCTGGGACACCGACCACGAGCGAGCCCTCACCCGGGCGCACGACCAGTTCCGGTGGTCGGGCCTGGGGTGGCCGGTCAACGCCAACCTCCCGACGACGCAGGCCTTCGCGAGCGCCAGCGCATTCGTCCGTCCCGAGGACGTCGCGGAGTCGATCCCGTGCGGGCCTGACCTCGACGCGATCGTCGAGGCGGTGTCGGCGTACTGGGAGGCGGGCTTCACCGACGTCGCGCTCGTCCAGGTCGGCGACGAGGGCCAGCAGGACTTCCTCGACCAGGCGGCCGGGCCCCTGCTCGACAGGCTCAGGGCGGCTGCGCCGAGCGACTGA
- a CDS encoding STAS domain-containing protein, whose protein sequence is MADVATAAPLALSQTLATRADDIRSAWLDAAARELHGRTSRGELEREQAEIFDALVDGLRAGGTVVTDAAFDQLRGILADVSAVRARLGFTPRETAIGLFALKDGLYPLASPDTDIVPLLQLVDQLGLLTFESFAAARESIITEQAEQLLELSTPVVKLWEGIVAVPLVGTLDSARAQVVMERLLNTLVDTGSEHAIIDITGVPAVDTQVAQHLLKTVVAARLMGAECTISGIRPQIAQTIVALGIEFGDIRTRATLADALVDALRSGRGARQKGLPA, encoded by the coding sequence ATGGCCGACGTCGCCACAGCTGCACCCCTAGCCCTCTCCCAGACACTTGCCACCCGCGCGGACGACATCCGCAGCGCGTGGCTCGACGCGGCCGCGCGCGAGCTCCACGGGCGCACCTCCCGCGGTGAGCTCGAGCGCGAGCAGGCCGAGATCTTCGACGCCCTGGTCGACGGACTCCGGGCAGGTGGAACGGTCGTGACGGACGCGGCGTTCGACCAGCTCCGCGGCATCCTCGCCGACGTCTCGGCGGTCCGCGCCCGGCTCGGGTTCACGCCGCGCGAGACCGCGATCGGCCTGTTCGCCCTCAAGGACGGCCTCTACCCCCTCGCCTCCCCCGACACCGACATCGTGCCGCTGCTCCAGCTCGTCGACCAGCTCGGCCTGCTGACCTTCGAGAGCTTCGCCGCCGCTCGTGAGTCGATCATCACGGAGCAGGCCGAGCAGCTTCTCGAGCTCTCGACCCCCGTGGTCAAGCTCTGGGAGGGCATCGTCGCGGTGCCGCTCGTGGGCACGCTCGACTCCGCCCGCGCCCAGGTGGTCATGGAGCGCCTCCTCAACACCCTCGTCGACACGGGCAGCGAGCACGCGATCATCGACATCACGGGTGTGCCCGCGGTCGACACCCAGGTCGCGCAGCACCTCCTCAAGACCGTGGTCGCGGCACGCCTCATGGGGGCCGAGTGCACGATCAGCGGGATCCGGCCCCAGATCGCGCAGACGATCGTGGCTCTCGGCATCGAGTTCGGCGACATCCGCACGCGTGCAACGCTCGCCGACGCCCTCGTCGACGCCCTCCGCTCAGGCCGCGGGGCACGTCAGAAGGGCCTGCCGGCGTGA
- a CDS encoding STAS domain-containing protein gives MTDGVPVLKIGSTLLVSIQVDLQDDTALQLQEDLATRITETGARGVIIDISGLEIVDSFIGRMLASAASISHVLDATTVVVGMRPAVAITMVELGLSLGNVRTALDVERALALLGTVEESAEDVLLAAAEREER, from the coding sequence GTGACCGACGGCGTCCCCGTCCTCAAGATCGGCTCGACGCTCCTCGTCTCGATCCAGGTGGACCTGCAGGACGACACCGCCCTGCAGCTCCAGGAAGATCTCGCGACGCGGATCACGGAGACCGGAGCGCGCGGGGTCATCATCGACATCTCCGGCCTGGAGATCGTGGACTCGTTCATCGGACGCATGCTGGCCTCGGCCGCCAGCATCTCGCACGTTCTCGACGCGACGACCGTCGTCGTCGGCATGCGCCCTGCCGTCGCGATCACGATGGTCGAGCTGGGGCTGTCCCTCGGGAACGTCCGCACCGCGCTCGACGTCGAGCGGGCCCTCGCGCTCCTGGGCACGGTCGAGGAGTCGGCGGAGGACGTCCTTCTCGCCGCCGCTGAGCGCGAGGAGAGATGA
- a CDS encoding ATP-binding protein: protein MSTPTATVERVPILTDSDVVKVRQLVRTLAQQARLSLVDQTKLVTAASELARNTLVYGGGGAAEVELVANGPRTGVRAVFKDDGPGIPDLDLALTDGWTSGGGLGLGLSGSRRLVQHFAIDTAAGAGTRVEIATWSR from the coding sequence ATGAGCACCCCGACGGCGACCGTCGAACGCGTGCCCATCCTCACGGACTCCGACGTCGTCAAGGTGCGTCAGCTCGTGCGAACCCTCGCCCAGCAGGCGCGCCTCTCGCTGGTCGACCAGACCAAGCTCGTCACCGCGGCGAGCGAGCTGGCCCGCAACACGCTCGTGTACGGGGGCGGCGGCGCCGCCGAGGTCGAGCTCGTCGCCAACGGCCCGCGGACCGGCGTGCGCGCCGTGTTCAAGGACGACGGGCCCGGCATCCCCGACCTCGACCTGGCGCTGACCGACGGCTGGACCAGCGGCGGCGGGCTCGGCCTGGGCCTGTCGGGATCGCGCCGGCTCGTCCAGCACTTCGCGATCGACACCGCGGCCGGGGCCGGTACGCGCGTCGAGATCGCGACCTGGTCGCGATGA
- a CDS encoding ATP-binding SpoIIE family protein phosphatase produces the protein MTASSGVDERRSIVENGTWYTVDHPSAVGRVRRAASVVARDLGFDEDRAAKVGIVVSELATNQVKHAGSGRVLVRVCRTGDAAELEMLAVDSGPGMRDITAAMQDGVSTRGTLGIGLGTVPRLASSWDAWTSPGQGTVIAATFAGRGTVAGPRRPTGVTRPMTGQEACGDAFAVRHDAGIATLMVADGLGHGPLAAAASGAAVRTFLDAPSGSPVALLERVHGALPGTRGAAVSIAQVNGGVLRYAGLGNISGTVHGDRARGLVSHPGIAGVPTRQLRETTYPVERGDVVVMHSDGLTNRWSLADYPGLAARSPLVVAGVLLRDHAVRPDDSCVAVLPVTWSET, from the coding sequence ATGACGGCATCGAGCGGAGTCGACGAGCGCCGCAGCATCGTCGAGAACGGCACCTGGTACACCGTGGACCACCCGTCGGCGGTCGGTCGCGTGCGCCGTGCGGCGAGCGTCGTCGCCCGGGACCTGGGGTTCGACGAGGACCGTGCGGCGAAGGTCGGCATCGTCGTCTCGGAGCTGGCCACCAACCAGGTCAAGCACGCCGGGTCCGGGCGGGTGCTCGTGCGTGTCTGCCGGACCGGGGACGCCGCCGAGCTCGAGATGCTCGCGGTCGACTCCGGCCCCGGCATGCGAGACATCACGGCAGCCATGCAGGACGGAGTCTCCACCCGCGGAACCCTCGGTATCGGGCTCGGCACCGTCCCCCGCCTCGCCTCCTCGTGGGACGCGTGGACCTCGCCCGGACAGGGCACGGTCATCGCCGCGACCTTCGCCGGGCGGGGCACGGTGGCAGGTCCGCGTCGCCCGACCGGCGTGACCCGACCCATGACCGGGCAGGAGGCGTGCGGAGACGCGTTCGCCGTCCGGCACGACGCCGGTATCGCGACCCTCATGGTGGCGGACGGCCTGGGACACGGGCCCCTCGCCGCGGCGGCCTCGGGTGCTGCGGTACGGACGTTCCTCGACGCTCCCTCGGGGTCACCCGTCGCGCTCCTCGAGCGGGTGCACGGCGCCCTGCCAGGAACGCGCGGGGCCGCTGTCTCGATCGCGCAGGTGAACGGCGGCGTGCTGCGCTACGCGGGCCTCGGCAACATCTCCGGGACCGTCCACGGCGACCGTGCTCGTGGACTGGTGTCCCACCCCGGCATCGCCGGTGTGCCGACGCGCCAGCTGCGCGAGACGACGTACCCGGTCGAACGGGGCGACGTCGTCGTGATGCACAGCGACGGACTCACCAACCGCTGGTCGCTCGCGGACTATCCGGGTCTCGCCGCCCGATCCCCCCTCGTCGTCGCCGGCGTCCTGCTGCGTGACCACGCGGTGCGCCCCGACGACTCGTGCGTGGCGGTGCTGCCCGTCACGTGGTCGGAGACCTGA
- a CDS encoding ATP-binding protein, translating into MPILATQLRSDADVIALRRAGREICRQLGLDVQDQVRVATALSEMGRAAVATGTADVVIAVVPGTPQATLRAEITPDVAFVLDGDSSDGGVPAARRLVRDLEIEPTGTRVVLTKLLSVTARVDEASLARVRRSTAAAHVADALDELRVQNTELVRTLDELTQQKEYLRRFNAELEETNRGVLAMYDQLSSELEETNTGVVALYAELDERGRELAAANEAKTRFLRNVSHELRSPVNSILGLTSLLADSHLDADQAQQATYLRESATTMLQLVDELLDLARAEAGHEDVEPAPVDVAQLLDELQGTTLPLLRPGVTLRTSSPPDLVLVTDRRLAARVLRNLLANAAKFTDEGHIEFRAEREGDLVRFDVRDTGLGIPEDHVESVFEEFVQVPNRLQPSVRGTGLGLPYARRTSEALGGTLVASSQPDVGSVFTLRLPSLPSEVSSRPARTEVVPQGGDLGHVLVVDDDRAFASVIVAMLQGHAARVSVAHDASHALALLHDGAADLALLDVRLPGTDGPTLRSRIREAHPATGTVLMSSASLPVRDDLDGVLFLPKAGISRDTLVATLRRAKEAR; encoded by the coding sequence ATGCCCATCCTCGCCACACAGCTCCGCTCCGACGCCGACGTGATCGCCCTGCGCCGCGCCGGCCGTGAGATCTGCCGCCAGCTCGGGCTGGACGTCCAGGACCAGGTCCGCGTCGCGACCGCGTTGTCGGAGATGGGCAGAGCGGCCGTCGCCACCGGGACCGCCGACGTCGTCATCGCCGTCGTCCCGGGCACCCCCCAGGCGACCCTCCGCGCCGAGATCACCCCCGACGTCGCGTTCGTGCTCGACGGGGACTCGAGCGACGGGGGTGTCCCGGCGGCGCGACGGCTCGTCCGGGACCTCGAGATCGAACCGACCGGCACCCGGGTCGTCCTCACCAAGCTGCTGAGCGTCACGGCCCGGGTCGACGAGGCCTCGCTCGCCCGCGTCCGACGGTCCACCGCCGCAGCCCACGTCGCCGACGCGCTGGACGAGCTGCGCGTGCAGAACACGGAACTCGTGCGCACCCTCGACGAGCTGACGCAGCAGAAGGAGTACCTCCGGCGCTTCAACGCGGAGCTCGAGGAGACGAACCGTGGGGTGCTCGCGATGTACGACCAGCTCTCGTCCGAGCTCGAGGAGACGAACACGGGGGTCGTCGCCCTCTACGCCGAGCTCGACGAGCGCGGTCGCGAGCTCGCGGCCGCGAACGAGGCGAAGACCCGCTTCCTGCGCAACGTGAGCCACGAGCTGCGCTCCCCGGTCAACTCGATCCTCGGGCTGACGTCGCTGCTCGCCGACTCCCACCTCGACGCGGACCAGGCCCAGCAGGCGACCTACCTGCGCGAGAGCGCCACGACGATGCTCCAGCTCGTCGACGAGCTGCTCGACCTCGCACGGGCCGAGGCCGGCCACGAGGACGTAGAGCCGGCGCCCGTCGACGTCGCCCAGCTGCTCGACGAGCTGCAGGGGACGACCCTGCCGCTCCTGCGGCCCGGGGTGACGCTCAGGACCTCCTCCCCGCCCGACCTCGTCCTGGTGACGGACCGGCGCCTCGCCGCGAGGGTACTGCGCAACCTCCTGGCGAACGCGGCGAAGTTCACGGACGAGGGGCACATCGAGTTCCGTGCGGAGAGGGAGGGAGACCTGGTGCGGTTCGACGTCCGTGACACGGGCCTCGGGATTCCCGAGGACCACGTCGAGTCGGTCTTCGAGGAGTTCGTCCAGGTGCCGAACCGTCTGCAGCCCTCGGTGCGCGGGACAGGTCTGGGGCTGCCGTACGCACGGCGGACCTCGGAGGCGCTCGGTGGGACTCTCGTCGCCTCGTCGCAGCCGGACGTCGGGAGCGTGTTCACGCTCCGCCTGCCCTCCCTCCCGTCCGAGGTGTCGTCCAGGCCGGCGCGCACCGAGGTCGTCCCCCAGGGCGGCGACCTCGGGCACGTGCTCGTCGTGGACGACGACCGGGCGTTCGCTTCGGTCATCGTCGCGATGCTGCAGGGTCACGCCGCGCGCGTCAGCGTCGCGCACGACGCGTCGCACGCCCTGGCCCTGCTGCACGACGGCGCGGCGGACCTCGCGCTCCTGGACGTCCGGCTCCCCGGCACGGACGGGCCGACGCTCCGATCGAGGATCCGCGAGGCGCACCCGGCGACCGGGACCGTGCTCATGTCGAGCGCGTCCCTGCCCGTGCGGGACGACCTCGACGGCGTCCTCTTCCTCCCCAAGGCGGGAATCTCCCGTGACACCCTCGTCGCGACGTTGCGGCGGGCCAAGGAGGCCCGGTGA